A segment of the Brienomyrus brachyistius isolate T26 chromosome 13, BBRACH_0.4, whole genome shotgun sequence genome:
CAGGTCAACCACATGGACCTGAACAgctggggtgtggggggtgggttCATACTAACCATTCCACTGCTGTTCCTGGGAATGTCTCCTGTGCCTGTTCTTCTCGTCTCCAGGTCTGCGCCGAGACACACCAGCTTTCCAGCCTCACAGTGAGAGTCACCTTCCAGGTTTGAACCACAGAGCCCATTTGACATATTAAGCCGGGGACATGTCATACCCCGGGGACATGTCATATAACGGGGATGTGTCATACAACAGGGACATGTCATACACCGGGGACATGTCATATAACGGGGATGTGTCATACACCAGGGATATGTCATACACCGGGGACATGTCATACACCGGGGACATGTCATACACCGGGGATGTGTCATACACCGGGGATGTGTCATACAACAGGGACATGTCATACACCGGGGACGTGTCATACAACAGGGACATGTCATACACCGGGGACGTGTCATACACCGGGGATGTGTCATACAACAGGGACATGTCATACACCGGGGACGTGTCATACACCGGGGATGTGTCATACAACAGGGACATGTCATACACCGGGGACGTGTCATACAACAGGGACATGTCATACACCGGGGACGTGTCATACACCGGGGATGTGTCATACAACAGGGACATGTCATACACCGGGGATGTGTCATACACCGGGGATGTGTCATACAACAGGGACATGTCATACACCGGGGACGTGTCATACACCGGGGACGTGTCATACAACAGGTACGTGTCATACACCGGGGACGTGTCATACACCGGGGACGTGTCATACAACAGGGACATGTCATACACCGGGGATGTGTCATACAACAGGGACATGTCATACACTGGGGACGTGTCATACACCGGGGATGTGTCATACAACAGGGACATGTCATACACCGGGGACGTGTCATACAACAGGGACATGTCATACACCGGGGACATGTCATACATCGGGGGGACGTGTCATACAATGGGGATGTGTCATACACCAGGGACATGTCATACATCGGGGAGACGTGTCATACAACAGGGACATGTAATACACTGGGGACGCGTCATACAACAAGGACATGTCATACACCGGGGGGACAtgtcatacaatggggacgtgTCATACAATGGGGATGTGTCATACACCAGGGACATGTCATACATCGGGGAGACGTGTCATACAACAGGGACATGTAATACACTGGGGACGCGTCATACAACAAGGACATGTCATACACCGGGGGGACAtgtcatacaatggggacgtgtcatacaatggggacgtgTCTACACCGGGGAAATGCCATACAATGGGGACATGTAATACAACAGAGATGTGTCATACACCTGGGATGTCATACGCTGAGGACAGCCCTGTAAATTCGTCTTTGTGTCCCAGGAGGAGACCTGTCCCCCTTGGGCCTCAGCGAGTACATGTGCTCCACCTCCTGGACCCAATACAGTAAAAGTGAGCCAACCCAAGACCGGGAACGGCAGCATAAATCAGACAGCGAGTAGTAATTCCAGCACCCGGAGATTCGAAGCGGCCAGAACCAGTGACAGAGGGAGGACACTGGGGATCGAGGGTGCTGCCGCTAAGCAAGCCCGCTCAGACCCAGAGAAAGAGGAACATGTGcctgcagtgcattctgggaacttCTCCTCCCTCACAGCACCAGGGGGCTCCATCTCATGGGCCAGGGAGAGGACCAAACCTTAGTGTCAGGATTATGCTGCTTCAGGAGAATGTCCTGCTCACGAACCAAAAGAGAACTGGCAGTCGGAAAAGGTTCTGATGGGAAGGCGGTGAGGTCGGAATGACAGCTGATACTAAAGCTGCTGTCCCAAGGGAACAAGCATGTCCACTGTCACCCACAGTGGACCAGACCTTCCATGAAACATGAGCAAAGATGGGTTTTGCCCATTTATCATTATCAGAAAACATAAGAGCCATTCACATGGTCCATGATGGAGTCCAAGGCTGCAGATTTGTGTGAGAAGTACAAGAAGAGACAGACGCATTTACCCATGTGAGCACCTAACAAAAACCTAACACTTACATATTTGTCATGTTGGAATCTGAAGTGCTGTGGATCTTACTTCACTGTGTGCGTATGTCTGTTAGGATGGAGTGTTAATCCAATAAACAGTGTATCTATTTCAGTTCTAGTTAAGGTGTTAAGTCTGACTCTGCTTAATCAATGCAACAGGAAATTTCTAACAACAGAATTCACTAATCAAATGTATGGTCCCCAACCTAAGGTATAACAGACTGTCCTGGTTGTGTCCTCGTGTCTTTTTGTTTGTGAGTCCTGAACCAGAACCGCTTACAAAACTCCAGCCACAGACTCTGACACACAAGTGATGGAAAGCCAGCCCAGAGAGCTCATGTTCTCAGAGGTGGAGCTGATGCCGTTTCCAAGATGTGCTCCTTGGGGAAGTGAACCTCTGCTGCTCCCAGCAGTCCCTGTAAGAGCTGAATCTTTGCTGAACGCGATCAGGATCTCTACTAGAATACGACATAAATTAAACTTTGTGCATCTCAACCCTATACACAAGCCTGAACACCGGCAAAACGTCATGTAAGATCATGTCCTAAAGCCTAAGCATTAACAAAGAAACTGCACAGCTCATGTTCCATCACTGAATTGCAGTGCAGGTGTGAATGACCAGGGCCCTGGGGTCAGGGGCCAATCCACCTCTCTGGCTGGGGCCCCTCAAGCCAAAAATAGAAATGAGCGGATCAGCCTGACCCCATGGGGTGGGCTTATATTATATAAGCAGCTTATATTAAACATGAATGTATGCTCTTCAAATTCCATGTGTTTTAAACACTTTTtcccaatgaaaaacaaaattacaATGGCATAACTATGTAATTTGTGTTCATTTACAGAGAAATGTAATTCAGGAAATATGGTGTATATATTACGTATTTAAAACCTGCATAAAATGCAAACCCATTGTATAACACATTTGTAACATACATTTATAACACAGCTGTTGGTTTAAATAAAGAGAATTCCTCTTACAGAACGTTCTGTGGCCTTTTTGGTGGATCTGGGCACCGATCACGCACCCCTCACCTTCACGTATGTCATCAGttccgggatgggggggggggggcaggatggtAGCTGAGATCTAACACAGCATTAGGATGATGCGGCAGCCAGCTGGCTCACCCAGCGTGTCCTTACATTAAGGATCACAGCAACACCATGGCACCCCCTTCAGCTTAGAACCTCCTGTAAAGCATTTCATTAAAAGATGTTTAGTAGGAAAGTTACACAATCATTTGAAATGTTAccattgggcctttgagcaaagTCCTTAACCGTGTTCTCTGAGGCTCACATTGTTTCAGCTGAATAAATAAGAATATTTAGTTAAGAACCACCTGTCTGGAAAATACTGCCGTCAATTTAATACACAAAGACGTTAAGGCAAACCAGCCAAGGGTATACAACAAACAGCCATCCTCAGATCAAACAAAACACGAACACCCACGTGACAGTTGGGAACATTTTAAGGATAGACCGTCTTGCGCAATTACTGCGCAATGCATGATGCAGATACTGGTCCAGGTGGAAATATGAAGCCATAGATCACATATAGGGAGGAGAAAGATCTCAGATAAACACCGAGTGGGAATCTTCACAAAGAAAGATCCCTTACAAATAACAACTGCTCAGACAGAGGCATCTGAAAGTGCGATACACAAACCCCTAACAGCCTAGTTAGCCAAACCGAAGCCCTAATGCAGGTTCTTCTGCTCCATGCCACCACCTGAAATGAGCCAGTTTGCCTCCTGTCAATGTTCTCCTTCTCAAAGCGCTTGCCCTCCAGTCTTCACTCTGCACTGTATGGACCATTTCTTCTTTGAGGGTCCTGGCTCTTGTCCTCTTCATGCTCCTGGCCTGCAGGTCCTGAAGGTGGCTGGTCTCTAGGACCTCCACAAGCTGCCCACAGGTGCACATCTCCTCAAAGGGTCGAGGTCCTAACAGCTCCTGCATGTCACCTTTGCCCCAAGCAGCTCTAAGCCAAGGTGAGCAGGAGACCGCCGTGTTTAAGGGACATCACACACGCGATGTTCTCGAACAACACATTAATCAGGAAAACACCCGATGTGTTATGTTCAGATGCTGAGCTGTGATCtcaggctccccccccccccccccccccccatagtgaTCTCCTATCTCACCCTGCCAGAGGAGGTCACAGAGGTCACAGGAAGCCCAGAGGTGGAGGAAGCTCATCTCAGACAAGGCCTACCATGGCGTACAGGAACCAGTCTGCATCTGCAGCCCACGCTGTCCTTCCATTGCAGCATCTTGGAAGCCCCAGCAGCATCCCTCCTCTGCAAGCTCCTCACTACGGAAACTGCAGCAGTGCCTGTGGCCACACCCACTCAGCCATCACTCAGAGCTGTACACcactgccacctggtggtgcaGATCATCACATGCGAGGATTACACTCTGAGAGATGGGGAGGGTACCCACCAGACATGAAATGCAACAATAAAATACAGATAATTAAAATGAACAAGAGGGATCCTCTCGAGAGATATTCAGTCACGTTAAACCGTCTCAAACTGATACAGGGAGAAGCTCGAGATGCTGCAGTTAACATCTGCTAAAGAGCAAGCTAAACCAGCAGGGGTTTGATATCTCCACGCGGCTTTTCGCTGGATACATTCAGCTCATTTAAAGTTTTTCTGACATACACTAGGCATTTCAGATAAGAGACTGCATTTCAAATGTAATTTCAAATGTAATGTTAATGAAATTACTAGCAAAATTACTTGCATTTCATGATAAATTACACGAGGTACATGGACATCTGTATGTCATTGTACCAGTGGCTGGCAAATGAACTGAATGAAATGAACCAAATTAACTGAACATACCAGTGCAGTGACAAAGAATTTCAGTATTTAAAAGACTTGTTAAAGTAACATTGATTATATTGTGTACagctcaatttgaatttgaaagcGGACGTTAATTGGCAGAGTGAATTTACTGTAGTCATCAGCCAGCATCTTGGAGTGAGGATACGGATGTTTTTTCAAAAAACGAATTACAGTAAGTGACGTGTAATTAAATATGGAGTAATGCTTTGTTTGTACACAAGGTGTCACTGCAATCCTACTGTGATGATGCGATAGTTAGATGATGCGTTAGTTTGTAGACGGGCGAAAGCCGCCATCTTTACGTGTGACTAAGCAGTTTCATTTCCCATTCCATTGCTTTTTTTTGGAAAGAGCATCTGCTATGAGTATTTTTCTTATTAAGCTTCTGCAGCACTTTGAACCAGTGGAAATAACACAACGTGCCAGTGGAAGGCGGAAAGCAGCACTTGCTGGCTCTGCAAACCTCCAGCTGCAGCTCTGGGGGTGTGACCCCTggcttggtgtgtgtgtgtgtgtgtgtatgtgtgtgtgtatgctctGCATGTCCTCTTTATGTTTGTATGTGACCCCTGGCTTGGTGTGTCTGCATACTTTGCGTGTTATTGCTGTGTATGTGGATGACCATGGCTTTGCGTGTGTTTGTGCTTTGCATGTTCTTGCCGTGTTGgtgtgtgacccctggctttgtgtgtgtgtgttattattTGTGCCCTCTGGTCAGCTGGCATCCTGTAGGGAGAGTCCTTGCTTTCTTGGGATAGACTGGAACTTTCATAAAATTTCCAATTCTCACCTTAAAAATAAGCAGTACTGAATACACAATTCATCACTAAATTGTTAGTATCTATCTATAAAAATGTTTGTATAAAACATTGCAAATCATAAAATCATTTCAAATAATGATGGCATAATTGGTTAAAACTTAAAAGAGTTTCTACTACAGCAGTGTATAAATGTAGCTTGAAATGAGAGAAGGAATTTGAAACAGAGAGTCAGATAAGATGAGCATTTTTAATTTCACATTATGGTGTAATTTCAGGGATGGTATTCGAGGCAGCAGTGATAAACCTGCAGAAGGTCAGTGGAGAGCTACAGCAAGGTCATTTAAGGAGGGGCATCAATGAGGCAAAATTACTGGGTCGACACCACGTGATGAATATCGTTTTCAGTTCTGTGGCTGACGTAGTGTCCCGTTACCAACTCACTGCTGCCAGCACGTCCTACCTGCTGAAGATGTGATATTTATAGCTCCCATATAGGTCACTTAGATGTGGATgcggcacccccctcccccaccaacaGTATTTTTATCCATCTTCAGAAACCCCCCTGCAAAGTCTTTGTAAGATGACTGATTGGCAGATTTATATGTCAGTAATATGAGTGAATCTATGAATCCTTCCAAAGTAGCAGCAAGAAAGTGAGATGAAACAGAGCTCTGGCTAAAATGCAAGGACTAGGAGGTTCTGCAACCCAGAGATTTTATTACTCTGTGTTTAGTGGATCTGAACCAAATCTTTAGCAATAATAAGTGCGGCAAAGGGAGCCAAACGGAAGGACAGCGGAGCGCTAAATGGAGGCTGGGTTGGCTGAAGAGGAGCTTGCCCATAACTCTCCTCAAATCAGCAGGGGTTTCTGAGGTGGAGCCTCCGACTCCTCTTCCTCGTCTTCGTACATCTCCCCTTCGTCGTCGGCCGTAGCGTCCTGATACTGCTGGTACTCGGACACCAGGTCGTTCATGTTGCTCTCAGCCTCGGTGAACTCCATCTCGTCCATGCCCTCGCCGGTGTACCAGTGCAAGAAGGCCTTGCGGCGGAACATGGCGGTAAACTGCTCGGAGATGCGCTTGAAGAGCTCCTGGATGGCCGTGCTGTTGCCGATGAAGGTGGACGACATCTTGAGGCCGCGGGGTGGGATGTCGCACACGGCCACCTTGACGTTGTTGGGGATCCATTCCACGAAGTAGCTGCTGTTCTTGCTCTGGATGGCCAGCATCTGCTCGTCCACCTCCTTCATGGACATGCGGCCGCGGAAGACGGTGGCCACGGTCAGGTAGCGGCCATGGCGGGGGTCACAGGCCGCCATCATGTTCTTGGCGTCAAACATCTGCTGGGTGAGCTCCGGCACGGTGAGGGCGCGGTACTGCTGGCTGCCCCGGGCCGTCAGTGGGGCAAAGCCGGGCATGAAGAAGTGCAGGCGTGGGAAGGGCACCATGTTGACAGCCAGCTTGCGGAGGTCGGCGTTGAGCTGGCCGGGGAACCGCAGGGAGGTGGTGACGCCGCTCATGGTGGCCGACACCAGGTGGTTGAGGTCCCCGTAGGTGGGCGTGGCCAGCTTCAGGGTGCGGAAGCAGATGTCGTAGAGCGCCTCGTTGTCGATGCAGTAGGTCTCGTCCGTGTTCTCCACCAGCTGGTGGATGGACAACGTGGCGTTGTAGGGTTCAACTACGGTGTCGGACACCTTGGGGGAGGGAACCACGCTGAAGGTGTTCATGATGCGGTCGGGGTACTCCTCCCGCACTTTGCTGATCAGCAGCGTGCCCATGCCAGagccggtgccccccccccagcgagtGCGTCATCTGGAAGCCCTGTAGGCAGTCGCAGTTCTCACACTCCTTCCTCATGACATCCAGCACAGAGTCGACTAGCTCCGCCCCCTCAGTGTAATGACCCTTGGCCCAGTTGTTCCCGGCTCCACTCTGGCCTGTACAAGAACAGCAAAAAAGACACTTATATCTCATAAGATGCAGTCACAGCCATGTAACCAACGAATCAGCAGTATAAACAGTAAAGAGTAAACGTATGTATAACGCCAAGTAACCATGTGACCCCTAATGTGATGTAGTATAATGTAAATTTagtataataataaattcaaGGCACCAGCAATAATGTCCCCAGTATAACATAACTGCAGGGTTAGCTGGAGTTCATCATGAAAGTCATACCTCACACACACCTTCTCCAAACTTCACCTTTCATTCACACCACCTTTGTGTACTTATTCTCTCCATTCGGTAAAGTAAGAAGCACAACTGAAGCTGTGTGCAACACAAGACCTTTAAAAACAGGACATATCCTGCagtaataatgtgctgttgtaggtAAAGTAGTTCCTGCTCTGGCATTAAAATACATTCAGGCATTAAGATGAGCATCTGCACCAGATGATCTTCAGTATGACCCAATGGGATTTCCTCCAGCAACATGCAGGGAACTGACTGGCCAATGACAGTGGCCCTTTTAACAAGGCCAATTCATCAGCGTGTGCACAGCTACAGAGCTCTGTGACATTAGCAGCCCACGGCGTTGCAGATGCAACCGTCACAGAGGGGAGGGCACACTCAGCATTTAACATCTGCATGACAGTGCAGATCAGCTCAGACAGTGTAGTTGCTCAGGGAACCTACAGTCTGAAATAAGTCAATGTAACCAGAGACATAAAGTAAACTGTGACACATTTGATAACCTTTTACACTGGCATGAAGAGCATCTGCAAGAACATTTTCCTGTATTCGTGATACAAATAATCTGGTAGAacttaactgcaccttcataatgcatttattatgcattcatataagattcataaacagcatgtaagtatacctacCTAATATACTTCAACACCATAACTATacattaacaaacattatatggtgACAACAGACATTATAATTGTACAAtcacataatgtttgttatgaATGTATGTTAAAGCTGTTTaggtgttaggatgttaaggttttcttacatgctgcttatgaatgttctatgaatgcattatgaaggtgcagctaatgtaaagtgttactcaTAATTGGTTGTTACAAGGATACAGGGCCTaatgactggtgtgttttatcctTTGTTCAGGGTTTCGAAAACCTTCTCCACAGATCATCATATGGTCTTATGAAAAACACATGAAGGAGAACATTTCACTGACCAAAGATGAAGTTATCTGGTCTGAAGAGGTGGCCAAAGGCACCGCACCGTACCGAGTCCATGGTGCCAGGCTCTAGATCCACCAGGATGGCTCGAGGAACGTACTTGGAGGCTGAAGAAAGACCGGCTTCCTCTCAGCGGCTCGTAAACACATCATTGCTACAGTGCAATGCCAGCGGGTTTTAAATGCAATAAGGTGGCCATTAATAAGGTTTGGACAGAAGTAGCCATTAACTAGGAGCAGTGGGTTCATAACCAGTCCTTGTACTATATGTCTATTAATAATGCACATTATCATACTTACTCATATGTCATAATAATTAATTATCTCATTTGGACTTACATGAGGCCTCGTTATAATACACACTAATCCTTTCCAGTTGCAGGTCAGAGTCTCCGACATAGTTCCCGGTGGGGTCAATGCCGTGTTCATCGCTGATCACCTCCCAAAACTGCAGGGCAAACAGAGGAAGCAAGCAGCTTTGCTACATCCTGCAAAATATGCACCAGCAGAGCATCTCCCAATAAGTAGGAGCTGCTTTGCGAGTATTGGAGCAGCCAGTTATCATGTGAGAAAGACTGAAAGAGTGAGAGTGAAGGACAGGGAACTGAAAGCCAGTAGATTGTGTGGAGTGGGGGGGTTAGGGGGCCTGATCTTCAATGACAGGAAAGTAAAGTGGGAAATTCAACAAACAGGTAAATAGTAAGAGCAAAAGATGTCTGGATATCAAGTGTCACATAGGGAGATCCACAGTGGCAGAAC
Coding sequences within it:
- the LOC125706571 gene encoding uncharacterized protein LOC125706571 is translated as MSYPGDMSYNGDVSYNRDMSYTGDMSYNGDVSYTRDMSYTGDMSYTGDMSYTGDVSYTGDVSYNRDMSYTGDVSYNRDMSYTGDVSYTGDVSYNRDMSYTGDVSYTGDVSYNRDMSYTGDVSYNRDMSYTGDVSYTGDVSYNRDMSYTGDVSYTGDVSYNRDMSYTGDVSYTGDVSYNRDMSYTGDVSYNRDMSYTGDMSYIGGTCHTMGMCHTPGTCHTSGRRVIQQGHVIHWGRVIQQGHVIHRGDMSYNGDVSYNGDVSYTRDMSYIGETCHTTGTCNTLGTRHTTRTCHTPGGHVIQWGRVIQWGRVYTGEMPYNGDM